In one window of Rhodopseudomonas palustris HaA2 DNA:
- a CDS encoding YARHG domain-containing protein, which produces MGSVGTIPCRAGFARWPRLIAGACLLIAGAGITASSANAQQSCQALWVERNSYFKDAGYCFKTRRAIGYFGNRGCSYDDEGDVPLSANVRARIAEIKALERRFGCD; this is translated from the coding sequence ATGGGATCAGTTGGAACCATACCTTGCCGGGCCGGCTTCGCCCGCTGGCCCCGTCTGATCGCGGGCGCCTGCCTGCTGATCGCCGGCGCCGGGATCACCGCCTCATCCGCCAACGCCCAGCAGAGCTGCCAGGCGCTGTGGGTGGAGCGCAACAGCTACTTCAAGGACGCCGGCTACTGCTTCAAGACGCGGCGCGCGATCGGCTATTTCGGCAATCGCGGTTGTTCCTATGACGACGAGGGCGATGTGCCGCTGTCGGCCAATGTCCGGGCGCGGATCGCCGAGATCAAGGCGCTGGAGCGGCGGTTCGGCTGCGATTGA
- a CDS encoding MmcB family DNA repair protein — MESNAVHMILPPDLRQSDTALKIARGTTRLLRSLGFACVSELPLPSGRRADLVALNERGEIWIVEIKSSLADLRADTKWPDYRAHCDRLFFAFTQDLPCEIFPGDTGLIVADGYGAHLQCEAPEHKLAAPTRKLMMLRFALAAAQRLNRLSDPQGFAES; from the coding sequence ATGGAATCGAATGCCGTTCACATGATTTTGCCGCCGGACCTGCGGCAGTCGGACACCGCGCTCAAAATCGCGCGCGGCACCACGCGCCTGCTGCGCTCGCTGGGCTTCGCCTGCGTCAGCGAATTGCCGCTGCCGTCGGGACGGCGCGCCGATCTGGTGGCGCTGAACGAGCGCGGCGAGATCTGGATCGTGGAGATCAAATCCTCGCTGGCCGATCTGCGCGCCGACACCAAATGGCCGGACTATCGGGCGCATTGCGACCGTCTGTTCTTCGCCTTCACGCAGGATCTGCCGTGCGAGATATTTCCCGGCGACACCGGCCTGATCGTCGCCGACGGCTACGGCGCGCATCTGCAGTGCGAGGCGCCCGAGCACAAATTGGCGGCGCCGACCCGCAAGCTGATGATGCTGCGCTTCGCGCTCGCCGCCGCACAGCGGCTCAACCGGCTGAGCGATCCGCAGGGATTCGCCGAAAGTTGA
- a CDS encoding vWA domain-containing protein translates to MTRITLMKALAFTALLAPLALPSTASARPTVEVAFVLDTTGSMSGLIEGAKRKIWSIATAILDSNPDADIRMGLVMYRDIGDDYVTRRVELTSDIQDLYARLLELQARGGGDWPESVNEALDVAVNKLHWTKEGDICRIVFLVGDAPPHMDYAQDTKYPTTLAVARQKDIIVNAVQAGHARDTERVWHEIAESGRGRYIPIPQDGGQIVVIETPYDQDIIILQNRINGTVIPYGPAPIQKRTEDQTRQLSKVAASAPASASDMASYINKRARTSSEAVTGGGDLVSDVIAGRQKLDAVKDEDLPDALRSLPAEQRAAKVESEMAARKTLNEQLATLVKQRDAYLAAQRDKQPKPASSFDREVEATLKAQLKR, encoded by the coding sequence ATGACACGCATCACACTCATGAAAGCGCTGGCCTTCACCGCGCTGCTCGCGCCGCTGGCGCTTCCCTCCACCGCAAGCGCGCGGCCGACGGTCGAAGTCGCCTTCGTGCTCGACACCACCGGATCGATGAGCGGCCTGATCGAGGGCGCTAAGCGCAAGATCTGGTCGATCGCCACTGCGATCCTCGACAGCAATCCCGACGCCGACATCCGGATGGGGCTGGTGATGTATCGCGACATCGGCGACGACTACGTCACCCGCCGCGTCGAGTTGACCTCCGACATTCAGGACCTCTATGCGCGGCTGCTGGAGCTGCAGGCGCGCGGCGGCGGCGACTGGCCGGAAAGCGTCAACGAGGCGCTCGACGTCGCGGTCAACAAGCTGCACTGGACAAAGGAGGGCGACATCTGCCGGATCGTGTTCCTGGTCGGCGATGCGCCGCCGCATATGGACTACGCCCAGGACACCAAATATCCGACCACGCTGGCGGTGGCGCGGCAGAAGGACATCATCGTCAACGCCGTGCAGGCCGGCCACGCACGCGATACCGAGCGGGTGTGGCACGAGATCGCCGAAAGCGGGCGCGGCCGCTACATTCCGATCCCGCAGGATGGCGGCCAGATCGTGGTGATCGAGACGCCCTACGACCAGGACATCATCATCCTGCAGAACCGGATCAACGGCACCGTGATCCCCTACGGTCCCGCGCCGATCCAGAAACGCACCGAAGATCAGACCCGACAATTGTCGAAAGTCGCCGCATCGGCGCCCGCTTCCGCCTCCGACATGGCGAGCTACATCAACAAGCGGGCGCGCACCTCGTCCGAAGCCGTCACCGGCGGCGGCGATCTGGTCAGCGACGTCATCGCCGGACGGCAGAAGCTCGACGCCGTCAAGGACGAGGACCTGCCCGACGCCCTGCGCAGCCTGCCGGCCGAGCAGCGCGCCGCCAAAGTGGAATCCGAAATGGCCGCGCGAAAGACGCTGAACGAACAACTCGCCACGCTGGTCAAGCAGCGCGACGCCTATCTGGCGGCGCAGCGCGACAAGCAACCCAAGCCGGCCTCGTCGTTCGATCGCGAAGTCGAAGCGACGCTGAAGGCGCAATTGAAACGGTAG
- a CDS encoding MBL fold metallo-hydrolase → MSTASDTKAKAGAAIIPVTPFQQNCTLLWCEATRKAVVVDPGGDVPEILAAIEKTGVSVEKIWLTHGHIDHVGGAAELRDALKVPIEGPHRDDQFLLDNVVASGRSFGIAGVRDVTTDRWLDQGDSVSVGELTFQILHCPGHSPGSVVFFNEAMRFALVGDVLFAGSVGRTDLPGGSHATLIRSITDKLLPLGDDVGFICGHGPGSSIGQERMTNPFLTGAM, encoded by the coding sequence ATGAGCACTGCATCCGACACCAAAGCCAAAGCTGGCGCCGCCATCATCCCGGTCACGCCATTCCAGCAGAACTGCACGCTGTTGTGGTGCGAGGCCACCCGCAAGGCGGTGGTCGTGGATCCCGGCGGCGACGTCCCCGAAATTCTGGCCGCGATCGAGAAGACCGGCGTCAGCGTCGAGAAGATCTGGCTGACGCACGGCCACATCGACCACGTCGGCGGCGCGGCCGAATTGCGCGACGCGCTGAAGGTGCCGATCGAAGGCCCGCATCGCGACGACCAGTTCCTGCTCGACAACGTCGTCGCTAGCGGCCGCAGCTTCGGCATCGCCGGCGTCCGCGACGTCACCACGGATCGCTGGCTGGACCAGGGCGACAGCGTCAGCGTCGGCGAGTTGACGTTCCAGATCCTGCATTGTCCCGGACATTCGCCGGGTAGCGTGGTGTTCTTCAACGAGGCGATGCGGTTCGCGCTGGTCGGTGACGTGCTGTTCGCCGGCTCGGTCGGGCGCACCGACCTGCCCGGCGGCAGCCACGCCACGCTGATCCGATCGATCACCGACAAGCTGCTGCCGCTCGGCGACGATGTCGGCTTCATCTGCGGCCATGGGCCCGGCTCGAGCATCGGCCAGGAGCGCATGACCAATCCGTTCCTGACCGGCGCGATGTAG
- a CDS encoding DUF1236 domain-containing protein: MINRFVGTAVVILALAAPAVANAQGVPGGIERGARDGERAAGPVGAVVGGTIGGVVGGVAGILGVDDRPRFRSYVVEQRRPSYTYRDEVRVGAVLPDDGVTYYEVPDRFNSAREYRYTVVNGRTVLVEPGTRRIVEIID; encoded by the coding sequence ATGATCAATCGCTTTGTCGGAACCGCCGTTGTCATCCTGGCGCTTGCCGCGCCGGCCGTCGCCAATGCCCAGGGTGTGCCGGGCGGCATCGAGCGCGGTGCGCGTGACGGCGAGCGTGCCGCCGGCCCGGTCGGCGCAGTTGTCGGGGGCACCATCGGCGGTGTCGTCGGCGGCGTCGCCGGCATCCTCGGCGTCGACGATCGCCCGCGCTTTCGCAGCTACGTGGTCGAGCAGCGCCGTCCGTCCTACACCTATCGCGACGAGGTTCGCGTCGGCGCCGTACTGCCCGACGACGGCGTGACCTATTACGAGGTCCCGGACCGGTTCAATTCGGCGCGCGAGTATCGCTACACGGTGGTGAACGGCCGCACTGTTCTGGTCGAGCCGGGCACCCGCCGCATCGTCGAGATCATCGACTAA
- a CDS encoding PAS domain-containing hybrid sensor histidine kinase/response regulator — MLDLKRSMTPDFLARGGEMGALMRAHDWADSTLGPAETWPQSLRTALRILLNSNHPMFIWWGPDLIQFYNDAYRQTMGPERHPGALGQRGRDCWAEIWDIIGPQIEQVMSGGGSTWHENHLVPVTRNGRREDVYWTYGFSPIDQDDSVGGVLVVCRDVTRDVSASMALREREAELARVQQIGRIGGLEVDLRSGFRNRRSPEYLLVHGLPPEAATETHEDWVRRIHPEDREATERQFVEAVNGDARDYVARYRIIRPSDGETRWISVRAVIERDDSGTPLRLVGAHIDVTEQVEAEQKAQASEEAARKLAAQLAQLNTTLAQHVEEKTRERDRIWNVSQDLLLVADRRGVWRTVNPAWTNTLGWSEAELLNNTSEWIEHPADGGITRAQLAELCAGAGTVRFESRIRAKDGSYRWLSWTGVSDADACYAVARDITADKAAAERLKVTEEALRQSQKMEAVGQLTGGIAHDFNNLLTGIVGSLELMRTRLEQGRTDNIARYIDAAMISANRAAALTHRLLAFARRQPLVPKPVDANHLVVSLEDLLRRTIGEAIEFEIAAAPDLWLTLCDPNQLESALLNLAINARDAMPDGGRLTITTRNATFDGGEMPALLPGDYVCLTVSDTGVGMNDDVAARAFEPFFTTKPLGRGTGLGLSMIYGFAQQSRGHASIASARSEGTSVTLYLPREHGDAGERQEPAKPPRADAARGETVLVVEDEAVVRAVIVEMLRDQGYRVLEAVDGPSGLAMLQGDEPIDLLLSDIGLPGLNGRQLADYARLHRPDIGVLLMTGYAESAAMTDGIREAGIELITKPFDHGDLMTRVRAMVAD; from the coding sequence ATGCTGGACCTGAAGAGATCGATGACGCCGGATTTCCTCGCCCGCGGCGGCGAGATGGGCGCTCTGATGCGCGCCCATGACTGGGCGGATTCGACGCTCGGGCCGGCGGAGACATGGCCGCAGAGCCTGCGCACCGCGCTGCGGATTCTGCTCAACAGCAACCATCCGATGTTCATCTGGTGGGGCCCCGATCTGATCCAGTTCTACAACGACGCCTACCGGCAGACGATGGGACCGGAGCGCCATCCCGGCGCACTCGGCCAGCGCGGGCGCGACTGCTGGGCGGAGATCTGGGACATCATCGGCCCGCAGATCGAGCAGGTGATGAGCGGCGGCGGATCGACCTGGCACGAAAATCATCTGGTGCCGGTGACGCGCAACGGCCGCCGCGAGGACGTCTACTGGACCTACGGCTTCAGCCCGATCGATCAGGACGATTCGGTCGGCGGCGTGCTGGTGGTGTGTCGCGACGTGACGCGAGACGTATCGGCATCGATGGCGCTGCGCGAACGCGAGGCCGAGCTGGCGCGCGTGCAGCAAATCGGACGGATCGGCGGGCTCGAGGTCGATCTGCGGTCCGGCTTCCGCAACCGGCGTTCGCCGGAATATCTCCTGGTCCACGGTCTGCCGCCCGAGGCCGCGACGGAAACCCACGAAGACTGGGTTCGACGCATTCATCCCGAGGATCGCGAGGCGACCGAACGGCAATTCGTCGAGGCGGTGAACGGCGACGCCCGCGACTACGTCGCCCGCTATCGGATCATCCGTCCGAGCGACGGCGAAACGCGTTGGATCTCGGTGCGTGCGGTGATCGAGCGCGACGACAGCGGCACGCCGCTCCGGCTCGTCGGCGCGCATATCGACGTCACCGAACAGGTCGAGGCCGAGCAGAAGGCGCAGGCGAGCGAGGAAGCGGCGCGCAAACTCGCCGCACAGCTCGCGCAACTGAACACAACGCTCGCGCAACACGTCGAGGAAAAAACCCGCGAGCGCGACCGGATCTGGAATGTGTCGCAGGACCTGCTGCTGGTTGCCGACCGCCGCGGCGTCTGGCGCACGGTGAATCCGGCCTGGACCAATACGCTGGGCTGGAGCGAGGCCGAGCTGTTGAACAACACCTCGGAATGGATCGAGCACCCGGCCGATGGCGGCATTACACGGGCGCAGTTGGCCGAGCTGTGCGCGGGCGCCGGCACGGTGCGCTTCGAGAGCCGGATCCGCGCCAAGGACGGATCGTATCGCTGGTTGTCCTGGACCGGCGTCTCCGACGCCGACGCCTGCTACGCGGTCGCGCGCGACATCACCGCCGACAAGGCGGCGGCGGAGCGCCTCAAGGTCACCGAGGAGGCGCTCCGTCAATCGCAGAAGATGGAGGCGGTCGGGCAACTCACCGGGGGTATCGCCCACGATTTCAACAATCTGCTGACCGGCATCGTCGGTTCGCTCGAGCTGATGCGGACCCGGCTCGAGCAGGGCCGCACCGACAATATCGCACGCTATATCGACGCCGCGATGATCTCGGCGAATCGTGCGGCCGCGCTCACCCACCGGTTGCTCGCCTTCGCCAGGCGTCAGCCGTTGGTACCGAAGCCGGTCGACGCCAATCACCTCGTGGTCTCGCTCGAGGATCTGCTGCGCCGGACGATCGGCGAAGCGATCGAGTTCGAGATCGCTGCGGCGCCGGATCTGTGGCTCACGCTGTGCGATCCCAACCAGCTCGAAAGCGCGCTGCTCAATCTGGCGATCAACGCCCGCGACGCGATGCCGGATGGCGGCCGGCTCACGATCACCACGCGCAATGCGACCTTCGACGGCGGCGAGATGCCCGCGCTGCTGCCCGGCGACTATGTCTGCCTGACCGTCTCCGACACCGGCGTCGGCATGAACGACGATGTCGCCGCGCGGGCATTCGAACCGTTCTTCACGACCAAGCCGCTCGGCCGGGGCACCGGCCTCGGACTGTCGATGATCTATGGTTTCGCGCAGCAATCGCGCGGACATGCGAGCATCGCCAGCGCGCGGTCCGAAGGCACCTCGGTCACGCTGTATCTGCCGCGCGAACACGGCGACGCAGGCGAGCGGCAGGAGCCGGCGAAGCCGCCACGCGCGGATGCTGCCCGCGGCGAGACCGTGCTGGTGGTCGAGGACGAGGCGGTGGTGCGCGCGGTGATCGTCGAGATGCTGCGTGACCAGGGTTATCGCGTGCTCGAGGCCGTGGATGGGCCATCCGGACTGGCGATGCTGCAGGGCGACGAGCCGATCGACCTGCTGCTGTCGGATATCGGGCTGCCCGGCCTCAATGGACGCCAGCTCGCCGACTATGCGCGCCTCCACCGACCGGACATCGGCGTGTTGCTGATGACCGGCTACGCCGAAAGCGCGGCGATGACCGACGGCATTCGCGAGGCCGGCATCGAACTGATCACCAAGCCGTTCGACCACGGCGATCTGATGACACGCGTGCGCGCGATGGTTGCCGATTAG
- a CDS encoding extracellular catalytic domain type 1 short-chain-length polyhydroxyalkanoate depolymerase: MSHRNPIDFLAHLRKFNGLSGLHPASGAAEAASPLIETADFGDNPGNLRMLSFIPEGLTKRIPLVVVLHGCTQNAAGYDVGAGWSTLAQRYGFALLMPEQKRDNNPNLCFNWFVPDDIKRGHGEVASIWQMVERMSAAYHIDRARIFVTGLSAGGAMTTVMLATYPDVFAGGAVIAGLPYGVAGTVRQALKEMRHPSPRSAHELGDLVRKASPHKGPWPKLSVWHGSADRTVNAANADALVKQWLDLHGLPETPMSQRSVVGFPHQVWWNSSGEATVESYTITDMAHGTPIGRANDERYGVAGAYLLEAGISSSFHIAEFFGLTGRIHRHKAVARPSAEADHAAAADGARAGTFRPRAAAGARAAHEPPRDRRGFDVGAVITRALTAAGLMK, translated from the coding sequence GTGTCTCACAGAAATCCCATCGACTTCCTCGCCCATTTGCGAAAGTTCAACGGTCTCAGTGGCTTGCACCCTGCCTCTGGGGCGGCCGAGGCTGCCAGCCCGCTGATCGAGACGGCGGATTTCGGCGACAACCCCGGCAACCTCCGGATGCTGTCGTTCATCCCTGAAGGGCTGACGAAGCGCATCCCGCTGGTGGTCGTGCTGCATGGCTGCACCCAGAATGCGGCCGGTTACGATGTCGGCGCAGGATGGTCGACGCTAGCGCAGCGCTACGGCTTCGCCCTGCTGATGCCGGAGCAGAAGCGGGACAATAACCCCAATCTTTGCTTCAACTGGTTCGTGCCGGACGACATCAAGCGCGGCCACGGCGAAGTCGCGTCGATCTGGCAGATGGTCGAGCGAATGTCGGCTGCCTATCACATCGATCGGGCGCGAATTTTCGTGACCGGACTATCCGCCGGCGGCGCGATGACCACGGTGATGCTGGCGACCTATCCGGATGTGTTCGCCGGCGGTGCGGTGATCGCCGGGCTGCCCTATGGAGTCGCCGGCACCGTACGGCAGGCGCTGAAGGAGATGCGGCATCCATCGCCGCGTTCCGCGCACGAGCTCGGCGATCTGGTGCGCAAGGCGTCGCCGCACAAGGGGCCATGGCCGAAGCTGTCGGTCTGGCACGGCAGCGCCGATCGCACCGTGAACGCCGCCAATGCCGATGCGCTGGTGAAGCAGTGGCTCGATCTGCACGGTCTGCCGGAAACGCCGATGTCCCAGCGGAGTGTCGTCGGCTTTCCTCACCAGGTCTGGTGGAACTCCAGCGGCGAGGCGACCGTGGAATCCTACACCATCACCGACATGGCGCACGGCACGCCGATCGGCCGCGCCAATGACGAGCGCTACGGCGTCGCCGGCGCCTACCTGCTCGAAGCGGGAATTTCGTCATCGTTCCACATCGCCGAATTCTTCGGGCTCACCGGCCGTATTCACCGGCACAAGGCGGTCGCGCGACCGAGCGCCGAAGCGGACCACGCCGCGGCCGCGGACGGCGCGCGAGCGGGAACCTTCAGGCCGCGTGCGGCCGCCGGCGCGCGGGCGGCCCACGAGCCGCCCCGTGACCGCCGCGGCTTCGATGTCGGCGCGGTGATCACCCGGGCGCTGACTGCGGCCGGCCTGATGAAGTAG
- a CDS encoding AraC family transcriptional regulator has protein sequence MTELLSEPLSRFRAMDTSDPDELAHALSTVYGARNFQCGSAGTFRVRGNFVQLQDIALGFTCGRAPLSVDFPEADFARLQIALTGQSSTRSAGVTTAIDPRQACVSSPGRTAHTEFGPFYEHLLLRVQSSAIDRKLTALLGTKPKRAIEFEPAASNDLLQAANLRRLIGFVNSQINSASAPLPELVMAELQEAITLLFLTAYPHNFTKFLEADSRSAAPGHVRRIEEYIEANWAEPITIETLTDLTGISARGIFKAFQRSRGYSPMAFAKQVRLRQARTMLQQGRALTSVTAAAFACGFSNLGHFAKDYRTAFGERPSETLVRSSR, from the coding sequence ATGACCGAACTCCTCAGCGAGCCACTCAGCCGTTTCCGTGCGATGGACACGTCCGATCCGGACGAACTCGCGCACGCGCTCTCCACCGTCTACGGCGCCCGCAACTTTCAGTGCGGTTCGGCCGGCACGTTCCGCGTGCGGGGCAATTTCGTGCAATTGCAGGATATCGCGCTCGGCTTCACCTGCGGTCGCGCGCCGCTGAGCGTGGACTTCCCCGAGGCCGACTTTGCGCGACTACAGATCGCGCTGACCGGGCAATCGAGTACCCGCAGCGCCGGCGTCACGACGGCGATCGATCCGCGGCAGGCCTGCGTCTCGTCGCCCGGACGCACCGCTCACACCGAGTTCGGCCCGTTCTACGAGCATTTGCTGCTTCGCGTGCAAAGCAGCGCGATCGACCGCAAGCTCACGGCGCTGCTCGGCACCAAGCCGAAGCGCGCGATCGAGTTCGAGCCCGCCGCGAGCAACGACCTGCTGCAGGCGGCCAATCTTCGCCGCCTGATCGGGTTCGTGAACAGTCAGATCAATTCGGCGAGTGCCCCGCTACCCGAGCTGGTGATGGCGGAGTTGCAGGAAGCCATCACCCTGCTGTTCCTGACCGCCTATCCGCACAACTTCACCAAATTTCTGGAAGCCGACTCGCGCAGTGCGGCGCCCGGGCACGTGCGCAGGATCGAGGAATACATCGAGGCCAACTGGGCCGAACCGATCACCATCGAAACGCTGACGGACCTGACGGGAATCAGCGCGCGCGGCATCTTCAAGGCCTTCCAGCGCAGCCGCGGCTACTCGCCGATGGCGTTCGCCAAGCAGGTCCGGCTTCGGCAGGCACGCACCATGCTGCAGCAGGGACGCGCGCTGACCTCGGTCACGGCCGCCGCCTTCGCCTGCGGCTTCTCCAATCTCGGCCACTTCGCCAAGGACTATCGGACTGCGTTCGGCGAACGGCCGTCGGAAACGCTGGTCCGATCGAGCAGATAG